The Stieleria maiorica genome includes the window CGATGAACCGGCCGCGCCGGCCGCCGGCGACACCTTGTTGGCACTCGTCAACCCGACTCAGCCAGACCCGTCGACCTAGCAATCCGTGCGGTCGGACCAAACCGTCCAACCATCCGTACTGCTTTCAATGTGCTGATGTTGATCATTCGCCTATTCAGAAAAGACGCCACCTTCGTCAACCCTTCTGATTCACTCGTTCAGATTCACCAATCAATTGGCAAGTCTGGACGCGGCGATTCGATGACAACCATTGAATCGGGGGCGATTGACGTAAAAAACGCGGGCGCGAAACGCTCTCCGATGATTGCCCCTCATTGGGACAGACCCGGAGATTGTTTGTGGACGGTTTCGAAGACATCATCAAGGAATTTCTCGTCGAAAGCTACGAGAATCTCGACAAGCTTGACGGTGATCTGGTCGCCCTGGAAGGTACGCCCGAGGACCGCGAGCGGCTGGCAAGCATCTTCCGCACCGTCCACACCATCAAGGGAACCTCCGGATTCCTCGCCCTGCCCAAATTGGAACGTGTCACCCACGTCGGCGAAAACCTGTTGGTGCCGCTGCGTGACGGAGAACTGACACTCACCCGTCCGATCGCCGACACGCTGCTTGAAATGGTCGATGCGATTCGCGCGATCCTGCAACGCGTCGAATTGGGGCAAGGTGAAGGCGAAGAGGACTACGACGGACTGGTCAACCGTCTGCAAGCGGCACTGGAACAATCGCAGGATTCGGAGGGCTCGGATCCGGCGGATGCCACAACCGCCCCCGCAGACGCAATCGCCACTGAGAAACCGGACGAGGCGAATTCCGACGATGTCACCGCAAAGGGGGCGAGCGATGCGAACGACGCGTCCACCCAGAGTGGTCCCGCAGCGTCGGCTCCCTCCAAACAGGAACCCTCGCTGGTCGATGCCTCTGTGCGTTTGGATGTCGGATTGCTCGACAAACTGGTCAACCTGGTCGGTGAACTGGTCCTGGCACGCAATCAGATTGTCCAGTTCAGCCGATCGATGGACGACGCCCCGATGCTGGCCGCGGCACAGCGTCTGAACCAGATCACGACGGAGTTGCAAGAAGGCGTGATGAAAACGCGGATGCAACCGATCCGCAACGCTTGGGGAAAACTGCCACGTGTCGTTCGTGATCTGGCCGCTTCTTGCGGCAAACAGATCGACGTCCGCATGGAGGGCGAGGAAACAGAAATCGACAAAACGGTCCTGGAAGCGATCAAGGATCCGTTGACCCATATCGTCCGCAATGTGATCGATCACGGCATCGAACCGCCGCAGCAACGCATCGCTTGCGGAAAACGCCCCCAAGGCACGCTGCAACTCAAAGCGTTCCACGAAGGCGGCCAGATGATCATCCAAGTCATCGACGATGGGGCCGGCATCGATACCGACGCCGTTCGCGCCAAAGCGATCGAAAAAGGCATTCTGACCGAATCACAGGCTGCAAAGCTCAGCCAAAGCGAATTGACCAACCTGATCCTGTTGCCGGGGTTCTCGACCGCATCGTCGGTGACGAACGTGTCCGGCCGAGGCGTCGGAATGGATGTCGTCAAGACAAATATCGAGTCGATCGGTGGGACGTTGAGCATTCAAAGTGAGCCGGGCAAAGGCACCACACTGCGAATCCGAATTCCGCTGACGCTGGCGATCATTCCCGTCCTGCTGATCACCGCCGACGGCGATCGATACGCGATCCCACAGGTCAGTCTGATCGAACTGGTTCACATCGATAGCCAGCGGGCCGGACACGAGATCGAATTCATTCACGATGCCCCGATGTTCCGGCTTCGCGACCGGTTGTTGCCACTGGTCTATGTAGACGAACAATTGGGCCTGCACCCGCCGCGTCATCGTGGTGATCGACCGACGGACCTGAACATCGTCGTGCTGCAGTCCGACGGGCGTCAATTCGGGTTGGTCGTCGATGAGATCACCGACACCCAAGAGATCGTCGTCAAACCGCTCGGCCATCACCTGAAAGACATCCCCGTGTATGCGGGCGCGACCATCATGGGCGATGGCAGAGTCTGCTTGATCCTGGATCCGATCGGTTTGGCCCTGGCCGGAGGTGTCACCGATGGCCAGACCGAACGCCAGCTGCCGACAACCATGCCCTCCCAACGCCCCCACGCCGCGTCACAACAATCGCTGTTGATCGTCGACATCGGAAACGATGCCCGCGCCGCGATTCCGTTGTCCTCGGTCGCACGGTTGGAGGAGTTTTCCGCATCAAACGTGGAACATTTAGGCGGATTTGATGTCGTTCAATACCACGGCCAGACGATTCCGTTGTTCGCTTTCAGCCCGTCGCTTGAATGTCAACCTCTCATGATGACGTCCCAACACGGCGGCACCTCGTCGCCCTTGCACACGGTCGTCTTCCGGGACGGAAATCGTGTCGCCGGGGTCGTCGTCGGCACGATCCTGGACATCCTGCAGCAACGATCGCTGCGCGAATCAATCGCCGACGATGACCGCGATCCGACTCATTTGGTGATTCAAGGACGTGTCACCCAGGTCATCGACCTGAAATCATTCCTCCAAAACGCCCTCCGGCAATGGGACCAGGCCGGCTTTGCCGCATAGCACGACGGCCCGCCGATTGGCGAGCTCGTCCCGAGACCACCTACATGACCAACACCACCACGCACCACCGAGCCGATTCGTATTGCACGTTCCTCGTCGACGGGCTGTTGTACGGCATCGAAGTCGAAAAGGTGCAAGAAGTCCTCCGAACCCAGCCGACCACCCGCGTCCCGCTTGCACCGGGCGTCGTCCGTGGGCTGATCAACATGCGCGGCCACATCGTCAGCACCCTCAGCCTGCGCAGCGCACTCGGGCTGCCGGCCGGATCCAACGTCCGACAAGAGATGAACGTGATCGTTCGCTCGCCCGAAGGACCGGTCAGTTTGCTCGTCGACGAAATCTGTGACGTCGTTCGCGTCGATCAAGCGGACTGTGAACCGATCCCGGGAACGCTCCGACGCCAGCAGCGCCTGTTCCTGCAATGCGCTTACAAACTGCAACAACGCCTGCTCTTGATCCTTGATGCCGACCGCGTCGCCACCGTCGCCCATTGACTGCCACACTGCCCAGCAAGCCACACTGCCCAGCAAGCCAGACTGCCCGCCACCCCAACAACGTCCAACCGTTTCGCCCGAAAAGGAATCGATTCGTGTCCTTCAAACGCCTCACCGTACGCACCAAAATCTTCATCCTGGTCGGTGCCTGCGCACTTTCGTTCATCGGCTACGGACTTTGGTCCTGGAACACGCTCGCGGTCGCCAAAGTCCATGGGCCGTATTACAACCGCATCATCCAGGGCAAGGACCTGATCTCGGACACGATTCCGCCGTCAAACAATTTGATCGAATCCTACCTGTTGTCGCTGGAAATGGCCGATGACGTCGAGGAGGGGATCGAACGGGACCAGATTCAATCGCTGGTCCGACGTGGCACCGACTTGAAACGAAAATTCGAAGCCGGACATCGCTTCTGGGAACAGGAATTGACCGACGGGGCGATGAAAAAGATGAAAACCATCGACTGTTATGAAACGGCGATGGAGTTCTTCCGCGTGCGTGACCAGCAATTCGTTCCGGCGTGCTTAAGCGGTGATGTCGCGACTGCCAAATCGCTTTCCCGGGGCACGATGAGGCGGTTGTATGAAGAACACAAATCGGCCGTCGATGCGGTCGCGTCGATGGCGACCCGACGCAACGCCTCGGACGAAGCCGCCGTGGACGCCTTGGTCGATGCACGCATGGCCCTGTCATGGGCCGGCGCTGCGGTGATCTTGTTGGCGATCGCCGGGTTCGGGTCCTACGTCGCCCGCGAAACGATCCAACCGCTGCGCCGCTCGGCAACCAATCTCCGCTACCTGTCCACGCACGACCTGACCGACGTCAGCCGGCGACTTCGCTGCGACGCCGAAAACACCTCCGTTCAAGCCACGATGGCCAGTGGTGCGGCCGAGGAAGTCAGCGCCAACGCACACGCCTTGGCGACCGCGGTCGAACAGTTCGAAGAAAGCATCAAGGAGATCGCCGCCACCGCCGCCAACGCCGCCTCGGTCGCCCGCAATGCCGTCTCCGCGACCGAACAAACCAACCACACCATCACCCGGCTGGGCGAAAGCAGTGCCGAAATCGGCAACGTTATCAAAGTCATCAATTCGATCGCCCAGCAGACCAACCTGCTGGCCCTCAATGCGACGATCGAAGCGGCACGGGCCGGCGAAGCCGGCAAGGGATTCGCCGTCGTCGCCAACGAAGTCAAGGAACTGGCCAAAGAAACCAGCCGGGCCACCAAACACATCATCGGACGCATCGAAGCGATCCAAAGTGACACCCAAGAAGCGGTCAACGCGATCGGATTGGTCAGCGAAATCATCCGCGAGATCGATGAGAGCCAGAACGTGATCGCCGGTGCCGTCGAAGAACAAACCGCGATGACCTCCGAAATCTCTCGCAACATCTCCGACGTCGCCTCGGGCAGCTACGAAATCGTCAAGAGCATCACGATGGTTGCCGAGACGGCCCAGAGCACGACATCCGGCAGCGACGCAACCCTGGTCACCGCCGCCAGCATCGAACGGCTGGCCGCCGACCTGATGTTGCTGGTCGGGCAATCCGGCGAGTTCGCCGGACGAGACGATTCCGGCGACGACACCGCGTCCGACCAAGTCCCCGCAGAAGGCAAGTATCGCCTGGCGGCGGCCAAAGAAGACGAGTTCCTGGAAACGCTCTAGCGGCCGCGAAGGGGACCGCTGCGAAAGGGCGTCAGGCCCGAATGGAACGGACTTAGTGAGCCGACGGCGCTAGCCGCGGGCCTTGACACGTCTTTTTCATACGGCGGTACGGCCCGAGGCTAGCGCCTACGGCTCAGCGTCTTGGCTGAAGCTGGAAAAGGGGCCTGACCCCTTTTGACGCGTCTGTCCGTCTTCCCTCACGTTCTGCAAAATTCGGACTTCGTTCCGACCCCGCCGCTGAACGCCACCGACAATTGCCCGACTCTTCTACGCAATAATCATACGTGGTACATCAGATGACCGTCGAAACCTGCTCACCACCCGAAAAGCTCAAGCAAGCCCTTTTGAAGCGGTCGGACGAATTGGCCATGCTGCCGGCCGTTGCCACCGAAGCGTTGGAGTTGGCTCAGGATCCCGACTGCGTCGCCTCGGAATTCGCCGGCGTGATCGAACGCGACGTCAAACTCGCCACGGAGATCCTGTCGCTTTCCAACAGCGTGTATTTTGCAGCCAGCGCCCCGGTGGTCAGTCTCCGCCAAGCCGTCGTTCGGCTCGGACTGCGGCAATGCCGAAATCTGATCCTGACCTCCAGCGCCGCCAGCTTGATGAAGAGCATGCCGTTGGAACAGGAGTGGGTTCGCGAAGTCATTTGGCAACACAGCTTTCGGACGGCCAAGGCAGCCACCTACATCAACAAAAAACTTCGCATGGGATTCGAGGGCGAAGAATTCACGGCGGGACTGCTGCACGATTTCGGCCGCCTGTTGTTGGCCGTCGCCGCCCCGGAATCGTTCGCCAAGGCCGATCCGCTGGCGTTCGTCGAAGACGGCCAGTGCTTGACGGCCGAAAACGAGATCCTGGGCATCGACCACTGTGCCTTCGGGGCTTGGTTCGCCACTCACAACGGACTCCCCCGTGCCTTGGTCGCGTCGATCGAACTGCA containing:
- a CDS encoding HDOD domain-containing protein, whose translation is MTVETCSPPEKLKQALLKRSDELAMLPAVATEALELAQDPDCVASEFAGVIERDVKLATEILSLSNSVYFAASAPVVSLRQAVVRLGLRQCRNLILTSSAASLMKSMPLEQEWVREVIWQHSFRTAKAATYINKKLRMGFEGEEFTAGLLHDFGRLLLAVAAPESFAKADPLAFVEDGQCLTAENEILGIDHCAFGAWFATHNGLPRALVASIELHHLPETHHPDSKLIALVAAADHIANHFQRYEEATDYDVGLNRGAHVIAKIGHPQLLKNENGIVDALFGEVLPEAQGDPSDLS
- a CDS encoding methyl-accepting chemotaxis protein, with product MSFKRLTVRTKIFILVGACALSFIGYGLWSWNTLAVAKVHGPYYNRIIQGKDLISDTIPPSNNLIESYLLSLEMADDVEEGIERDQIQSLVRRGTDLKRKFEAGHRFWEQELTDGAMKKMKTIDCYETAMEFFRVRDQQFVPACLSGDVATAKSLSRGTMRRLYEEHKSAVDAVASMATRRNASDEAAVDALVDARMALSWAGAAVILLAIAGFGSYVARETIQPLRRSATNLRYLSTHDLTDVSRRLRCDAENTSVQATMASGAAEEVSANAHALATAVEQFEESIKEIAATAANAASVARNAVSATEQTNHTITRLGESSAEIGNVIKVINSIAQQTNLLALNATIEAARAGEAGKGFAVVANEVKELAKETSRATKHIIGRIEAIQSDTQEAVNAIGLVSEIIREIDESQNVIAGAVEEQTAMTSEISRNISDVASGSYEIVKSITMVAETAQSTTSGSDATLVTAASIERLAADLMLLVGQSGEFAGRDDSGDDTASDQVPAEGKYRLAAAKEDEFLETL
- a CDS encoding chemotaxis protein CheA gives rise to the protein MDGFEDIIKEFLVESYENLDKLDGDLVALEGTPEDRERLASIFRTVHTIKGTSGFLALPKLERVTHVGENLLVPLRDGELTLTRPIADTLLEMVDAIRAILQRVELGQGEGEEDYDGLVNRLQAALEQSQDSEGSDPADATTAPADAIATEKPDEANSDDVTAKGASDANDASTQSGPAASAPSKQEPSLVDASVRLDVGLLDKLVNLVGELVLARNQIVQFSRSMDDAPMLAAAQRLNQITTELQEGVMKTRMQPIRNAWGKLPRVVRDLAASCGKQIDVRMEGEETEIDKTVLEAIKDPLTHIVRNVIDHGIEPPQQRIACGKRPQGTLQLKAFHEGGQMIIQVIDDGAGIDTDAVRAKAIEKGILTESQAAKLSQSELTNLILLPGFSTASSVTNVSGRGVGMDVVKTNIESIGGTLSIQSEPGKGTTLRIRIPLTLAIIPVLLITADGDRYAIPQVSLIELVHIDSQRAGHEIEFIHDAPMFRLRDRLLPLVYVDEQLGLHPPRHRGDRPTDLNIVVLQSDGRQFGLVVDEITDTQEIVVKPLGHHLKDIPVYAGATIMGDGRVCLILDPIGLALAGGVTDGQTERQLPTTMPSQRPHAASQQSLLIVDIGNDARAAIPLSSVARLEEFSASNVEHLGGFDVVQYHGQTIPLFAFSPSLECQPLMMTSQHGGTSSPLHTVVFRDGNRVAGVVVGTILDILQQRSLRESIADDDRDPTHLVIQGRVTQVIDLKSFLQNALRQWDQAGFAA
- a CDS encoding chemotaxis protein CheW, producing the protein MTNTTTHHRADSYCTFLVDGLLYGIEVEKVQEVLRTQPTTRVPLAPGVVRGLINMRGHIVSTLSLRSALGLPAGSNVRQEMNVIVRSPEGPVSLLVDEICDVVRVDQADCEPIPGTLRRQQRLFLQCAYKLQQRLLLILDADRVATVAH